One Bacillus sp. 1780r2a1 DNA segment encodes these proteins:
- a CDS encoding fatty acid desaturase, giving the protein MIKQKQKQKMLRQSMAPYEKPNEKSSIVQLINTIVPFFALWFLAYQSLAISYVLTLAIGVVAAGFLVRIFIIFHDCCHNSFFKNRRYNKILGTITGVLTLFPYNQWAHSHSIHHATSGNLDKRGIGDLWILTVDEYLEAPRSRRIAYRLYRNPFVMFVIGPIYVFLITNRFNRKGAKRAERINTYVTNIAIALIVTVGCFTLGWQSFLMVQGPIFLISGSLGVWLFYVQHQFEDSYFEADEEWEYVQAAVEGSSFYKLPKVLQWLTGNIGYHHVHHLSPRVPNYNLEAAHNNTEPLQNVPTITLRTSLESLRFHLWDEDQKKFVGFNHLKTFSREERQKRVAVYSRANVK; this is encoded by the coding sequence ATGATTAAACAAAAACAAAAACAAAAAATGTTGAGACAATCAATGGCACCTTATGAAAAGCCAAATGAGAAAAGCAGTATCGTTCAACTGATTAATACTATTGTTCCGTTTTTTGCTTTATGGTTTCTTGCTTATCAAAGCTTAGCGATTTCATATGTATTAACCTTAGCAATCGGAGTGGTTGCCGCTGGCTTTTTAGTTCGAATTTTTATCATTTTCCATGATTGCTGCCACAACTCTTTCTTTAAAAATCGACGCTACAACAAAATTCTCGGTACCATTACAGGAGTATTAACTTTGTTCCCATACAACCAATGGGCACACAGCCATTCCATCCACCATGCTACGAGCGGAAATTTAGATAAGCGTGGAATCGGTGACCTGTGGATTTTAACAGTAGACGAATACTTGGAAGCACCTCGCTCACGTCGCATTGCTTATCGTTTATACCGCAATCCATTTGTGATGTTTGTGATAGGTCCTATCTATGTGTTCTTGATTACAAATCGTTTTAATCGTAAAGGAGCTAAGCGAGCTGAGCGTATCAATACGTATGTTACAAACATTGCGATTGCGCTTATTGTGACAGTTGGATGTTTCACACTAGGATGGCAGTCATTCTTAATGGTTCAAGGTCCGATTTTCTTAATTTCAGGTTCACTGGGCGTTTGGTTATTTTACGTACAGCATCAGTTTGAAGACTCTTATTTTGAAGCAGATGAAGAGTGGGAGTACGTACAGGCAGCAGTTGAAGGAAGCTCTTTTTACAAACTTCCAAAAGTACTACAGTGGTTAACGGGTAACATTGGCTATCATCATGTTCATCACTTGAGCCCTCGTGTTCCCAATTATAACTTAGAAGCTGCTCATAATAATACCGAGCCTCTTCAAAACGTACCGACAATTACACTTCGCACTAGCTTAGAGTCTCTACGCTTTCACTTATGGGACGAAGACCAAAAGAAATTTGTTGGCTTTAACCATTTAAAAACATTTAGCCGTGAAGAACGACAAAAAAGAGTAGCTGTATATTCTAGAGCAAATGTAAAATAA